The sequence TAAAGCGGCGGAACTCGCCGGGGGGATGGGCGTCATGAAGGAGGCGCCGTTCGAAAAACTCCTGCGCGACAGCTTCTCGATCAAGCATCTCGACGGCGGCAACATCATCAAGCGGCTCAAGGTGACGCGGGCCCTGTAGCGATAAGGGGACTTTAAATGCGCGAGTGCCAAAACAACTTCTGGCCCTGGTTTTCCGAGGACGAATACAAGCGCCGCTACGCAAATATCCGCGCCGCGATGGCCGAGAAGAATCTCGACACCCTCATCATCTACGGATCGGGGGGTTATCTGGGGACCGACCCCGGCCAGCCGAACGTCGTCTACGTCGCCAGCTTCGCCGGCTTCATCCAAACCTACGTCGTCTTTCCCCTCGATGAAAAAGAGAAGATCACCCTTTTCGTCACCTTCGGAAACCACCTCAAGAACGCGAAGCAGACGACGCATCTCGAAGATGTCCGCATCGGCGGGATGGACCAGACCCCCCACCGCGTCGCCGATCGCCTGAAGGAGCTCGGCGCGGACGGAAAGCGCGTGGGCATCGTCGGCGCTATGGCCTGGGCGGACATCACCCTGCCCCATGAGGCCTACGTCGCGATCACCGAATCGCTCCCCGGGGCCGAGTTCGAGATGGTGACCCGCTGGTTCGAGGACCTCCGCCTCGTCAAGAGCGAGGAGGAGATGCAGTACATGTACCGGGGCGCCGCCATGACGGACACCGCCTACGACCTCATGGTCCGGGCGACGAAGCCGGGGGTGCGGCCCTGCGATCTCTACAACGTGGTGCTCCGCGCCGCCATGGACATGGACGGCAAGATTCCCTTCGGCCACGTGGGCAGAACCCCCATGAGCGACCCCGACATGATCTACGCGCACCAGCTGGCGCTGACGACCCCCATTCAGATGGGCGATGTCGTCATGACCGAGATCGCGGTGGGCTGGGGCGGCTATTTCGGGAAAATCTGGGGCACCTACTTCGTCGGCGACCCGACGCCGGAGTACGAAAAGATGTTCCGCCTCTCCCAGGAGACCCACAAGGCGCAGCACGCCGCCATCAAGCCGGGCGTGAAGGGAGAAGCGTTGACCGGC is a genomic window of bacterium containing:
- a CDS encoding M24 family metallopeptidase; the protein is MRECQNNFWPWFSEDEYKRRYANIRAAMAEKNLDTLIIYGSGGYLGTDPGQPNVVYVASFAGFIQTYVVFPLDEKEKITLFVTFGNHLKNAKQTTHLEDVRIGGMDQTPHRVADRLKELGADGKRVGIVGAMAWADITLPHEAYVAITESLPGAEFEMVTRWFEDLRLVKSEEEMQYMYRGAAMTDTAYDLMVRATKPGVRPCDLYNVVLRAAMDMDGKIPFGHVGRTPMSDPDMIYAHQLALTTPIQMGDVVMTEIAVGWGGYFGKIWGTYFVGDPTPEYEKMFRLSQETHKAQHAAIKPGVKGEALTGACLDIIQNAGYKSKSSVFGWSNLNSPPDIRSMGDHVTGGDFVFEKNHCLNVLPWTVDHDETRGVWLGDTSAVTADGVVNLHQYPLTEITVVG